Proteins from one Shewanella pealeana ATCC 700345 genomic window:
- a CDS encoding ABC transporter ATP-binding protein, whose product MEMNETPTLAFTQVSKSFDGQSALKSLSLSLYPGMVVGLLGQNGAGKSTLMRCALGIMEPTSGEVNVLGSSVKELSAKLKMQIGYVPQQPFGYEGFSVAKALDLHRSFYPEWDMALETEWLQRFDLDAKQQVQRLSVGQRQSLALIMAMSYRPKLLILDEPVASLDPIARRKFMADLFDLAIESGSCVLFSSHITSDLERVASHLALIKKGELVMFKEIDELREQVKLLCLEDKAQLPDDLNVLNRQGNKVLVDNYRQSFDGLVAAEPLNLEQLFMELHT is encoded by the coding sequence ATGGAAATGAACGAAACGCCGACCTTAGCATTTACACAGGTAAGCAAGAGTTTTGATGGCCAGAGTGCCTTAAAATCTTTGAGCTTGAGTCTCTATCCCGGCATGGTTGTTGGCCTGCTAGGGCAAAATGGTGCGGGTAAATCGACCTTGATGCGCTGTGCGTTAGGCATTATGGAGCCTACGTCTGGTGAAGTTAATGTACTGGGGTCGTCAGTTAAAGAGTTAAGCGCAAAGCTGAAGATGCAAATTGGCTATGTACCGCAGCAGCCTTTTGGTTACGAAGGTTTTAGTGTGGCCAAAGCGTTAGATCTACACCGCAGCTTCTATCCCGAGTGGGACATGGCGCTAGAGACCGAATGGCTGCAACGTTTCGATCTCGATGCTAAACAGCAAGTCCAGCGCCTATCTGTGGGACAGCGTCAATCTTTGGCCTTGATTATGGCCATGTCTTATCGCCCCAAATTACTGATCTTAGATGAACCCGTCGCCAGTTTAGACCCAATAGCGCGACGTAAATTTATGGCTGACTTGTTCGATCTTGCCATCGAATCCGGCTCCTGTGTGTTGTTCTCCTCCCATATCACCTCAGATCTTGAACGTGTCGCCAGTCATCTCGCGCTGATTAAAAAAGGCGAACTGGTGATGTTTAAAGAGATCGATGAACTGCGTGAACAGGTCAAATTGCTCTGTCTCGAAGATAAAGCCCAGCTACCCGATGATCTCAATGTTTTAAATCGGCAGGGTAATAAGGTGTTGGTGGACAACTATCGCCAGAGCTTTGATGGGCTTGTGGCGGCTGAGCCACTCAATTTAGAGCAGCTATTTATGGAGCTGCACACATGA
- a CDS encoding GntR family transcriptional regulator, producing the protein MLEQLNVNPSSGEPIYRQLSEQIVRLIVGGQLQSDQVLPSVRQMAEHLTVNPMTVSRAVQQLVEQGWLERRRGQPTRVAQREQNETNNSGQLIFPQVDALIKQAQQLGIDLEGLQTLLGERWQK; encoded by the coding sequence ATGTTAGAACAACTAAATGTCAACCCTAGTAGTGGTGAACCCATATATCGACAATTGAGCGAGCAGATTGTGCGTTTGATTGTGGGCGGCCAGCTGCAAAGTGATCAAGTATTACCGTCTGTGCGCCAGATGGCAGAACACCTTACTGTTAATCCGATGACGGTATCGCGTGCGGTCCAGCAACTCGTCGAACAAGGCTGGTTGGAACGTCGCCGTGGTCAGCCCACTCGGGTGGCTCAAAGAGAGCAAAATGAAACTAATAACAGTGGCCAACTCATCTTTCCTCAAGTAGATGCACTTATTAAGCAAGCGCAGCAGCTAGGGATAGATTTAGAAGGGTTACAAACCTTGCTGGGAGAACGCTGGCAAAAGTAG